One segment of Carya illinoinensis cultivar Pawnee chromosome 1, C.illinoinensisPawnee_v1, whole genome shotgun sequence DNA contains the following:
- the LOC122311578 gene encoding serine/arginine-rich splicing factor RS31A-like, with amino-acid sequence MAPPSARTHENPILSSRALFLFETNRRILKVATMRPVFVGNFEYDTRQSELERLFGKYGKIERVDMKSGFAFVYFMDERDAEDAIRGVDNRPFGYDRRRLSVEWARGERGRPRDGSRSVANQRPTKTLFIINFDPIRTTVRDIERHFEPYGRILHVRIRRNFAFVQFETQEDATKALECTHMSKLLDRVVSVEYALRDDDERGDSYYDSPRKRGYGGRGVSPYRRSPSPAYHRRRSPDYGRPGSPVYDRYNGPAYDRRRSPDYGRNRSPEYGRNRSRSPIRRSRT; translated from the exons CACGAAAACCCTATTCTCTCTTCTAGGGCTTTGTTTCTCTTTGAGACGAATCGAAGGATTTTGAAG GTTGCGACGATGAGGCCGGTTTTCGTGGGTAACTTCGAGTACGATACTCGCCAATCTGAACTGGAGCGTTTGTTTGGAAAATACGGGAAGATCGAGCGTGTGGACATGAAATCTG gttttgcttttgtttattTCATGGATGAGCGTGATGCTGAAGATGCCATTCGTGGTGttgataataggccatttggtTATGACAGGCGTAGGTTGTCAGTGGAGTGGGCTAGG GGGGAACGCGGTCGGCCTCGTGATGGATCTAGGTCCGTGGCAAACCAAAGGCCTACTAAAACCTTGTTCATAATTAACTTTGATCCAATTCGCACAACTGTGCGTGATATAGAAAGGCACTTTGAACCTTATGGAAGGATTCTTCATGTTCGAATTCGACGGAACTTTGCATTTGTTCAGTTTGAGACTCAGGAAGATGCTACCAAAGCACTCGAGTGCACTCACATGAG CAAGCTTTTAGACAGAGTAGTATCTGTTGAGTACGCATTAAGGGATGATGACGAGAGGGGTGACAGCTATTACGATAGCCCTAGAAAAAGAGGTTATGGTGGGCGTGGGGTTAGTCCTTACAGAAGGTCACCAAGTCCAGCGTATCATAGACGCCGAAGTCCTGATTATGGTCGTCCAGGTAGCCCTGTTTATGATAGGTACAATGGTCCAGCATATGACAGGCGCAGGAGTCCCGATTATGGCAGGAACAGGAGTCCTGAATATGGCCGAAACAGAAG CCGGTCACCTATACGAAGGTCAAGAACTTGA